From Triticum aestivum cultivar Chinese Spring chromosome 7B, IWGSC CS RefSeq v2.1, whole genome shotgun sequence:
TCTATGTTCATTCAGATAGCATGCTACTTGCACCACAAATACAAGTCAACCAAGTCGACCACTTACAAGAAGAACGGTATGCTGGACGCGCATAATATGCTTATCTTCTGTTCAGTTTGGTTCCTTGCTTTTGCAAACCAGAAAGAGTACTCAACCAGAAACGGTTCTTGACTTCTTGCACACTCATGCATATTGCTGGTTGTTGAAACTGTCCAGGAGAAACTTGCACAATTAGCTATGGCTCTGGGTCAATTGCTGGCTTCTTCAGTGAGGACAGTGTGTTAGTTGGCGAGCTTGTTGTGAAAAATCAGGTGAAATTCTTTACTAGTAAGTAGCTCACAATATTTGTATGCAGGAGTACTAACCAATGCTATACTTTTACTGTCTTTCAGAAATTCATCGAGACAACCCGTGAAGCAAGTCCTACTTTTATCATTGGGAAGTTTGATGGTATACTTGGGCTCGGATTTCCGGAGATCTCTGTGGGAAGTGCCCCTCCAATTTGGTACATATTCAGACCTCTGAACAGATTATCATGATGTGATAATCTCAGCAATGCTGTTGCCTGATACCCTTTCATGTGTTGCATGAACAAACAGGCAGAGCATGCAAGAGCAGAAGCTGATAGAGAAGGACATCTTCTCCTTCTGGCTTAACCGTGATCCAGATGCATCTGCGGGAGGTGAACTCGTGTTCGGGGGTGTGGACAAAAAGCACTACAAGGGGAAACACACATATGTTCCGGTCACTCGCAAAGGCTACTGGCAGTTTGACATGGGTGATCTTCTCATTGGTGGCGATTCAACTGGCTTCTGTGCCGGTGGTTGCGCTGCAATTGTCGACTCAGGGACCTCACTGCTCGCTGGCCCAACGGTATGCGCTCTTGCTTGGATCGTACCATAATTGGTAGAATGCGCATTTGGACAACTATGCTATATAACTGAGACATCCTTGGTACATTTGTATTTTATACTGCTCTCAGACCATAGTGGCTCAAGTCAATCATGCAATTGGTGCTGAGGGGATTATCAGTACGGAATGCAAGGAAGTAGTGAGAGAGTATGGAGAGATGATCCTGGAGCTGCTTGTAGCACAGGTTTGTCACTTGCTGCACTTGCCCTCCCCTGATATCTTGACAATTGGATTGTTGTTATTACGATCTTTTACATCGATCTTGAATTCTCTAACCAATTACAAGAATACTAATACTAAGTTGTCACTGAGCAGACAAGGCCACAGAAAGTGTGCAGTCAGATTGGTCTCTGTGTATTTGATGGTAGTCACTCTGTCAGGTCAGCTCAACATCCGCATCAAGTCGTATTTCCCTTTTTACTTGCATGTGTGTTTTAGTGTTTTCATAACAGACTTTGTTTTCATGAACGACTATGCAGTAACCAAATTGAATCTGTTGTTGATAAGAAAGCGAAGCGAGGCTCTGATCTTCTCTGCACCGCTTGTGAGATGACTGTTGTCTGGATACAGAATCAGCTCCGAAAAAAACAAACGAAAGAGCTCATCTTGGATTATGCGAATC
This genomic window contains:
- the LOC123159760 gene encoding aspartic proteinase; the protein is MRPMHLLGVTCLWILSCALLLGGACSDGLLRINLSKKRLNKETLTAAKSARQETNLLRPGDGSRHSLGLSDDDIVPLDNFLDTEYFGEIGVGTPPQNFTVIFDTGSSNLWVPSSKCYFSIACYLHHKYKSTKSTTYKKNGETCTISYGSGSIAGFFSEDSVLVGELVVKNQKFIETTREASPTFIIGKFDGILGLGFPEISVGSAPPIWQSMQEQKLIEKDIFSFWLNRDPDASAGGELVFGGVDKKHYKGKHTYVPVTRKGYWQFDMGDLLIGGDSTGFCAGGCAAIVDSGTSLLAGPTTIVAQVNHAIGAEGIISTECKEVVREYGEMILELLVAQTRPQKVCSQIGLCVFDGSHSVSNQIESVVDKKAKRGSDLLCTACEMTVVWIQNQLRKKQTKELILDYANQLCERLPSPNGESTVDCHQISEMPDLAFTIANKTFTLTPEQYVVKLEQSGQTICISGFMAFNVPPPRGPLWILGDVFMGAYHTVFDFGESRIGFAKSA